The following proteins are co-located in the Betta splendens chromosome 9, fBetSpl5.4, whole genome shotgun sequence genome:
- the shank3b gene encoding SH3 and multiple ankyrin repeat domains protein 3 isoform X3 produces the protein MPLSPAADTKHDRPRQQAVTNGNPTGSAVARDDDADDTLSGNSIVVRIGIPDLQQTKCLRLDPELPVWTSKQRVLVTLTQSLSDVLNYGLFQPAFNGRAGKFLDEERLLKEYPLPPITPIPYLEFRYKRRVYTQSYVDDKQLAKLHTKANLKRFMEHVHQKNVEKVSKWLEKGLDPNFHDSDSGECPLTLAVQLEESCDLIKVLRSGGAHLDFRTRDGITALHRAVLCRNSAALTTLLDLGASPDYKDSRGLTPLYHSAMVGGAPYCCELLLQDHATIGMTDENGWQEIHQACRYGNVQHLEHLLFYGADMSSQNASGNTALHLCALYNQDSCARVLLFRGANKDIKNYNNQTAFQVAIIAGNFDLAEIIKIHKASDVAVPFRETPSYTKRRRVGVTRTTAGNGLSSPRSLIRSASDNALESPASSPGPSLQSLETHHDTHTHSLRRQTRRLSPSGGGHVETSPPSSPPLTPQMRKRRLYSAVPGRTFIATRSHVPQGPGEIQLHRGERVKVLSIGEGGFWEGSVKGRTGWFPADCVEEVQMRQYDPRLETREDRTKRLFRHYTVGSYDNYTSYSDYVIEEKTAVLQKRESEGFGFVLRGAKAETPIEEFAPTPAFPALQYLESVDQGGVAWRAGLRTGDFLIEVNGTDVVKVGHRQVVSLIRQGGSRLLMKVVSVSRKSESNLLRKKATAPPPPKRAPSTSLTLRSKSMTADLEEIEKLDEMLAGGQQEVVLRGRPSDDFRAATVKQRPTSRRITQAEINSLFERQGLVPPSAPEKSTMALPRGMSRTKSFGTPEDDRISALINESRFPRSSSLTDSFIPPPPQTAPPPPPSGSSTSSLFLLDSGPPPSFLPPPPPARGEGLTRSSFKPGAEPRLQELSDSPSRSHTHAERQRKARSMIILQDTPPPLQPPDAHAGITHTLHTATHTATHTLHTATHTSTLSLHSTSPALGHSPLSRRRGRPIENPYANVGQQAAPTKPQRRKSPLLKQLPVEEQGLGIKDHDPSKLDPGSPSRAELYQQQVLSERARVQGRRSSLFLSVEGAGSENQAPPLLTQSHSMDDLGELPPPAPVLSPSPTPHTFLHPLTGKPLDPSSPLALALAARERALTARTPSPEPRIKHSSASTTPIPTPAASPEGRHKRTPIATPQSSPEPRSKRTTPQTSPEQRTKRTTPQTSPEMRHKRMTPPLYPDGQVERPETEGGVTSPAAPSPERWRPSPLPQLANESHSALIDRRRSLTVGSSEEEGGAYTVTLPPALLSSSDEETREELRRIGLVTPPPAFASSPAPPPPSSLSLMPRRAGEGGGGETGSEALGRRGDEEEGDERLLDSASSPSSLPPSITLASPPAPTSPSSPPATHPSPSSASTSPSGLKPRLRSPIGRGRSALRDPLLKQSSDSELLPSAASSSPSSPLCSSPTSGGRQPRYLFQRRSKLWGGGDDRVDDRRGLSPEEGGGRPAALGGQSSGSAVDLTSRSASALELSGRAGSGLDLANRLQLLNKDSHSLGEEPSPLDPGRRSPVGGARCADSGECKSLFSSLGELHTISQRGFGTSYTVRPGSRYPVTRRSPSPSPSPSDRSMGLTSSSAPCSERPDLSSGRGLTILKSSSLSLPSEPKEVRFVMRSASARTRSRSPSPSPHASPCPSPVLSGPLLALRPWRQRPLNLWNKYDVGDWLESVGLGEHRQRFQEHEIEGSHLPALTKDDYVELGVTRLGHRINIERALRQLLDSST, from the exons ATGCCTCTGAGTCCGGCTGCTGACACCAAACATGATCGCCCGCGGCAACAGGCGGTTACTAACGGCAACCCGACAGGCTCTGCTGTTGCCAGGGACGACGACGCAGATGACACACTCTCTGGAAACAGCATCGTTGTCCGCATTGGCATCCCGGACCTGCAGCAGACg AAGTGTTTGCGGTTGGACCCAGAGTTACCAGTTTGGACCAGTAAGCAGAGGGTTCTGGTGACCTTGACTCAGTCTCTGTCGGATGTTTTGAACTATGGTCTCTTCCAGCCGGCGTTTAATGGCCGAGCCGGAAAGTTTCTGGACGAGGAGCGGCTGCTGAAGGAGTATCCCCTCCCTCCCATTACACCCATCCCCTACCTGGAG tttcGCTATAAGAGGAGAGTTTACACACAGAGCTACGTGGACGACAAGCAGCTGGCTAAGTTACACACCAAG GCAAACCTGAAGCGTTTCATGGAACATGTCCATCAGAAGAATGTGGAGAAGGTTTCCAAGTGGCTGGAAAAAGGCCTGGACCCCAACTTCCATGACTCGGACAGTGGGG AGTGTCCCCTGACGCTGGCGGTGCAGCTGGAGGAAAGCTGCGACCTGATTAAAGTTCTGCGCAGTGGTGGAGCTCACCTGGACTTCAGAACCAGGGACGGTATCACCGCTCTGCACCGGGCCGTCCTCTGCAGAAACAGCGCCGCCCTCACC actTTGCTGGACCTTGGAGCGTCTCCAGACTACAAGGACAGCAGAGGTCTCACTCCTCTCTATCACTCTGCCATGGTTGGTGGCGCCCCCTATTGCTGCGAGCTGCTGCTACAGGACCACGCTACCATTG gGATGACTGATGAGAATGGGTGGCAGGAAATCCACCAG GCATGTCGCTATGGCAACGTGCAGCACTTGGAGCACTTGCTGTTCTATGGCGCTGACATGAGTTCCCAGAATGCATCAGGAAACACCGCACTACACCTGTGTGCTCTGTACAACCAG gaCAGTTGTGCCAGAGTACTGCTGTTCAGAGGAGCCAACAAGGACATCAAGAACTACAACAACCAGACGGCCTTCCAG gtggcgATCATTGCTGGGAACTTTGATCTTGCAGAAATCATAAAGATCCACAAAGCCTCTGACGTTG CAGTTCCCTTCAGAGAAACTCCGTCCTACACAAAGCGCCGCCGAGTCGGCGTGACCCGGACGACGGCTGGAAATGGTCTGTCGTCTCCTCGCTCCCTGATTCGCTCAGCGAGTGACAACGCTCTGGAAAGTCCCGCCTCCTCTCCCGGACCCTCTCTCCAAAGCCTGGAAACGCACCacgacacgcacacgcactcgcTCCGACGACAGACACGGCGCCTCAG CCCGAGTGGGGGAGGTCACGTGGAGACCAgccccccttcctctcccccACTGACCCCtcagatgaggaagaggaggctgtacaGCGCCGTACCAGGACGCACCTTCATCGCCACCCGCTCCCACGTCCCCCAGGGGCCCGGAGAGATCCAGCTGCACCGAGGAGAACGGGTCAAAG TTCTGTCTATAGGTGAAGGGGGGTTCTGGGAAGGAAGCGTCAAAGGGAGAACGGGCTGGTTTCCTGCCGACTGTGTGGAAGAAGTTCAGATGAGACAGTACGACCCAAGACTGG AGACGAGGGAGGACAGAACCAAGAGGCTGTTCAGACATTATACTGTGGGATCATATGACAACTACACCTCCTACAG TGACTACGTGATCGAGGAGAAGACGGCCGTGCTGCAgaagagggagagcgagggattCGGCTTCGTCCTCAGAGGAGCTAAAG CTGAGACGCCCATCGAAGAGTTCGCCCCCACCCCAGCGTTTCCTGCCCTGCAGTACCTGGAGTCAGTCGACCAGGGGGGCGTGGCCTGGAGGGCGGGGCTTCGTACCGGAGACTTCCTGATAGAG GTGAACGGTACCGACGTGGTGAAGGTGGGCCACCGGCAGGTCGTCTCTCTCATCCGACAGGGAGGAAGTCGACTCCTGATGAAGGTGGTCTCCGTTTCCAGGAAATCTGAATCCAACCTGCTGAGGAAGAAAG CAacggctccgcctcctcccaAACGGGCCCCCAGCACCTCACTGACGCTCCGATCCAAGTCCATGACCGCTGACCTGGAGGAGATAG AGAAACTGGACGAGATGTTGGCTGGGGGTCAACAGGAAGTGGTTCTGAGGGGTCGTCCGTCCGACGACTtcagagcagcaacagtcaAACAACGACCCACGAGCCGACGAATCACGCAGGCCGAGATTAAT TCTCTGTTCGAGCGTCAGGGTCTGGTTCCCCCCTCGGCTCCAGAGAAGAGCACCATGGCTTTACCCAGAGGGATGTCCAGGACCAAGAGCTTCG GCACTCCCGAGGACGACAGGATCTCAGCTCTCATCAACGAGAGTCGGTTTCCGCGGAGCTCGTCGCTGACCGACAGcttcatccctcctcctcctcagacagcgccgcctcctcctccttcaggttcctccacctcctcgctcTTCCTCCTCGACTCtgggcctcctccctccttcctcccgcctcctcccccggcCAGAGGAGAGGGGCTGACCCGCTCCAGCTTCAAGCCCGGAGCAGAACCCCGGCTGCAGGAGCTGTCGGACTCTCCGTCGAGGAGCCACACGCACGCGGAGCGGCAGCGGAAGGCGAGGTCCATGATCATCCTGCAGgacacgccgccgccgctgcagccgcctgACGCGCACGCGGGCATCACGCACACGCTTCACACGGCCACACACACCGCAACACACACCCTTCACACGGCCACGCACACCTCCACGCTGTCTCTCCACAGCACCAGCCCCGCCCTCGGCCACTCGCCGCTGTCGCGTCGCCGGGGGCGACCAATAGAAAACCCCTACGCTAACGTAGGGCAGCAGGCTGCGCCCACTAAACCCCAGAGGAGGAAGTCGCCTTTGTTGAAGCAACTTCCTGTTGAGGAGCAGG GCCTTGGAATCAAGGACCACGACCCGTCCAAGCTGGACCCAGGCAGCCCCAGCAGAGCCGAGCTgtaccagcagcaggtcctTTCAGAGCGTGCTCGAGTTCAGGGCCGTcgctcctccctcttcctgtcCGTGGAGGGAGCCGGCTCCGAAAACCAGGCGCCGCCCCTCCTGACCCAGAGCCATTCCATGGACGACCTGGGGGAGCTTCCGCCTCCTGCCCCGGTCCTCTCGCCTTCACCCACACCTCACACCTTCCTCCACCCGCTGACAGGAAAACCTCTAG ACCCCTCCTCTCCACTCGCTTTGGCTCTTGCTGCACGTGAACGAGCACTCACCGCCCGTACACCAAGCCCCGAGCCTCGAATCAAACACTCCTCAGCCTCTACCACGCCCATCCCCACCCCGGCAGCCAGCCCAGAGGGTCGTCACAAGCGCACCCCTATCGCCACCCCGCAGAGCAGCCCCGAGCCACGATCGAAGCGCACCACCCCGCAGACCAGTCCGGAGCAGCGAACCAAACGCACCACTCCTCAGACCAGCCCTGAGATGAGGCACAAACGCATGACCCCGCCCCTCTACCCTGACGGACAGGTGGAACGTccagagacagaaggaggagtaaCATCACCTGCTGCCCCCTCCCCTGAGCGCTGGAGGCCCTCCCCTTTGCCACAACTAGCCAACGAGAGTCACTCTGCCTTGATTGACAGGCGTAGAAGCCTCACGGTGGGCAGCTCAGAAGAGGAGGGCGGAGCTTACACCGTGACCCTCCCACCAGCTTTACTGTCATCCAGTGACGAAGAGACACGAGAGGAGCTTCGCAGAATCGGGCTGGTGACTCCCCCGCCTGCGTTTGCCAGttctcctgctccgcctcccccgtcctccctcaGTCTCATGCCACGAcgagctggagagggagggggaggagagactGGTTCCGAAGCTCTGGGCAGACGGGGCGATGAGGAGGAAGGCGATGAGAGACTCCTTGATAGCGCCTCCTCTCCcagctctctccctccctccatcaccttggcctcccctcctgctccaaCCTCACCCTCTTCTCCACCAGCTACTCAcccgtctccctcctcagcctccacatCCCCATCGGGTCTAAAGCCTCGTCTTCGCTCTCCAATCGGACGAGGGCGCTCAGCACTTCGGGACCCGCTGCTGAAGCAGTCGTCCGACAGCGAGCTCCTCCCGTCGGCTgcatcctcctccccctcctctccgctcTGTTCCTCCCCCACCAGCGGTGGCCGACAGCCTCGCTACCTGTTCCAGAGGAGGTCCAAGCTGTGGGGCGGAGGGGATGACCGCGTGGACGACCGGCGGGGCCTTAgcccagaggaaggaggaggccgTCCTGCAGCACTGGGAGGTCAGAGTTCAGGCTCAGCTGTGGACCTCACCAGCCGCTCTGCATCCGCTCTGGAGCTGAGTGGCAGGGCCGGATCCGGACTGGACCTGGCCAATCGGCTACAACTGCTCAACAAAGACAGTCACTCTCTGGGGGAGGAGCCGAGTCCCCTGGATCCGGGCCGGAGGTCCCCGGTCGGCGGTGCCAG ATGTGCAGACAGTGGAGAGTGTAAATC GTTGTTCTCCAGTCTGGGTGAACTTCACACCATCTCCCAGCGAGGATTCGGCACCAGCTACACAGTTCGACCAGGAAGCCGCTACCCTGTCACCCGCCGCagtccctccccctccccctccccctctgacAGGTCTATGGGCCTGACCTCCTCATCTGCCCCCTGCTCCGAAAGGCCTGATCTGAGCTCAGGTCGAGGTCTGACCATCCTGAAGTCATCTAGTCTTAGTCTCCCATCAGAACCCAAGGAGGTTCGGTTCGTGATGCGAAGTGCCAGCGCACGAACCCGGtcccgctccccctccccctcccctcacgCCTCCCCCTGCCCCTCTCCTGTGCTCAGCGGGCCCCTGTTAGCTCTTCGACCCTGGAGGCAGCGGCCCCTCAACTTGTGGAATAAGTATGACGTGGGCGACTGGCTGGAGAGCGTGGGCCTGGGTGAACACCGCCAGCGCTTCCAGGAGCACGAGATCGAAGGCTCCCACCTTCCCGCCCTCACCAAGGACGACTACGTGGAGCTGGGCGTGACCAGACTGGGCCATCGGATCAACATTGAGAGGGCCCTCAGACAACTGCTGGACAGCTCCACTTGA
- the shank3b gene encoding SH3 and multiple ankyrin repeat domains protein 3 isoform X1: MPLSPAADTKHDRPRQQAVTNGNPTGSAVARDDDADDTLSGNSIVVRIGIPDLQQTKCLRLDPELPVWTSKQRVLVTLTQSLSDVLNYGLFQPAFNGRAGKFLDEERLLKEYPLPPITPIPYLEFRYKRRVYTQSYVDDKQLAKLHTKANLKRFMEHVHQKNVEKVSKWLEKGLDPNFHDSDSGECPLTLAVQLEESCDLIKVLRSGGAHLDFRTRDGITALHRAVLCRNSAALTTLLDLGASPDYKDSRGLTPLYHSAMVGGAPYCCELLLQDHATIGMTDENGWQEIHQACRYGNVQHLEHLLFYGADMSSQNASGNTALHLCALYNQDSCARVLLFRGANKDIKNYNNQTAFQVAIIAGNFDLAEIIKIHKASDVAVPFRETPSYTKRRRVGVTRTTAGNGLSSPRSLIRSASDNALESPASSPGPSLQSLETHHDTHTHSLRRQTRRLSPSGGGHVETSPPSSPPLTPQMRKRRLYSAVPGRTFIATRSHVPQGPGEIQLHRGERVKVLSIGEGGFWEGSVKGRTGWFPADCVEEVQMRQYDPRLETREDRTKRLFRHYTVGSYDNYTSYSDYVIEEKTAVLQKRESEGFGFVLRGAKAETPIEEFAPTPAFPALQYLESVDQGGVAWRAGLRTGDFLIEVNGTDVVKVGHRQVVSLIRQGGSRLLMKVVSVSRKSESNLLRKKATAPPPPKRAPSTSLTLRSKSMTADLEEIARRRRFEKLDEMLAGGQQEVVLRGRPSDDFRAATVKQRPTSRRITQAEINSLFERQGLVPPSAPEKSTMALPRGMSRTKSFGTPEDDRISALINESRFPRSSSLTDSFIPPPPQTAPPPPPSGSSTSSLFLLDSGPPPSFLPPPPPARGEGLTRSSFKPGAEPRLQELSDSPSRSHTHAERQRKARSMIILQDTPPPLQPPDAHAGITHTLHTATHTATHTLHTATHTSTLSLHSTSPALGHSPLSRRRGRPIENPYANVGQQAAPTKPQRRKSPLLKQLPVEEQGLGIKDHDPSKLDPGSPSRAELYQQQVLSERARVQGRRSSLFLSVEGAGSENQAPPLLTQSHSMDDLGELPPPAPVLSPSPTPHTFLHPLTGKPLDPSSPLALALAARERALTARTPSPEPRIKHSSASTTPIPTPAASPEGRHKRTPIATPQSSPEPRSKRTTPQTSPEQRTKRTTPQTSPEMRHKRMTPPLYPDGQVERPETEGGVTSPAAPSPERWRPSPLPQLANESHSALIDRRRSLTVGSSEEEGGAYTVTLPPALLSSSDEETREELRRIGLVTPPPAFASSPAPPPPSSLSLMPRRAGEGGGGETGSEALGRRGDEEEGDERLLDSASSPSSLPPSITLASPPAPTSPSSPPATHPSPSSASTSPSGLKPRLRSPIGRGRSALRDPLLKQSSDSELLPSAASSSPSSPLCSSPTSGGRQPRYLFQRRSKLWGGGDDRVDDRRGLSPEEGGGRPAALGGQSSGSAVDLTSRSASALELSGRAGSGLDLANRLQLLNKDSHSLGEEPSPLDPGRRSPVGGARCADSGECKSLFSSLGELHTISQRGFGTSYTVRPGSRYPVTRRSPSPSPSPSDRSMGLTSSSAPCSERPDLSSGRGLTILKSSSLSLPSEPKEVRFVMRSASARTRSRSPSPSPHASPCPSPVLSGPLLALRPWRQRPLNLWNKYDVGDWLESVGLGEHRQRFQEHEIEGSHLPALTKDDYVELGVTRLGHRINIERALRQLLDSST; this comes from the exons ATGCCTCTGAGTCCGGCTGCTGACACCAAACATGATCGCCCGCGGCAACAGGCGGTTACTAACGGCAACCCGACAGGCTCTGCTGTTGCCAGGGACGACGACGCAGATGACACACTCTCTGGAAACAGCATCGTTGTCCGCATTGGCATCCCGGACCTGCAGCAGACg AAGTGTTTGCGGTTGGACCCAGAGTTACCAGTTTGGACCAGTAAGCAGAGGGTTCTGGTGACCTTGACTCAGTCTCTGTCGGATGTTTTGAACTATGGTCTCTTCCAGCCGGCGTTTAATGGCCGAGCCGGAAAGTTTCTGGACGAGGAGCGGCTGCTGAAGGAGTATCCCCTCCCTCCCATTACACCCATCCCCTACCTGGAG tttcGCTATAAGAGGAGAGTTTACACACAGAGCTACGTGGACGACAAGCAGCTGGCTAAGTTACACACCAAG GCAAACCTGAAGCGTTTCATGGAACATGTCCATCAGAAGAATGTGGAGAAGGTTTCCAAGTGGCTGGAAAAAGGCCTGGACCCCAACTTCCATGACTCGGACAGTGGGG AGTGTCCCCTGACGCTGGCGGTGCAGCTGGAGGAAAGCTGCGACCTGATTAAAGTTCTGCGCAGTGGTGGAGCTCACCTGGACTTCAGAACCAGGGACGGTATCACCGCTCTGCACCGGGCCGTCCTCTGCAGAAACAGCGCCGCCCTCACC actTTGCTGGACCTTGGAGCGTCTCCAGACTACAAGGACAGCAGAGGTCTCACTCCTCTCTATCACTCTGCCATGGTTGGTGGCGCCCCCTATTGCTGCGAGCTGCTGCTACAGGACCACGCTACCATTG gGATGACTGATGAGAATGGGTGGCAGGAAATCCACCAG GCATGTCGCTATGGCAACGTGCAGCACTTGGAGCACTTGCTGTTCTATGGCGCTGACATGAGTTCCCAGAATGCATCAGGAAACACCGCACTACACCTGTGTGCTCTGTACAACCAG gaCAGTTGTGCCAGAGTACTGCTGTTCAGAGGAGCCAACAAGGACATCAAGAACTACAACAACCAGACGGCCTTCCAG gtggcgATCATTGCTGGGAACTTTGATCTTGCAGAAATCATAAAGATCCACAAAGCCTCTGACGTTG CAGTTCCCTTCAGAGAAACTCCGTCCTACACAAAGCGCCGCCGAGTCGGCGTGACCCGGACGACGGCTGGAAATGGTCTGTCGTCTCCTCGCTCCCTGATTCGCTCAGCGAGTGACAACGCTCTGGAAAGTCCCGCCTCCTCTCCCGGACCCTCTCTCCAAAGCCTGGAAACGCACCacgacacgcacacgcactcgcTCCGACGACAGACACGGCGCCTCAG CCCGAGTGGGGGAGGTCACGTGGAGACCAgccccccttcctctcccccACTGACCCCtcagatgaggaagaggaggctgtacaGCGCCGTACCAGGACGCACCTTCATCGCCACCCGCTCCCACGTCCCCCAGGGGCCCGGAGAGATCCAGCTGCACCGAGGAGAACGGGTCAAAG TTCTGTCTATAGGTGAAGGGGGGTTCTGGGAAGGAAGCGTCAAAGGGAGAACGGGCTGGTTTCCTGCCGACTGTGTGGAAGAAGTTCAGATGAGACAGTACGACCCAAGACTGG AGACGAGGGAGGACAGAACCAAGAGGCTGTTCAGACATTATACTGTGGGATCATATGACAACTACACCTCCTACAG TGACTACGTGATCGAGGAGAAGACGGCCGTGCTGCAgaagagggagagcgagggattCGGCTTCGTCCTCAGAGGAGCTAAAG CTGAGACGCCCATCGAAGAGTTCGCCCCCACCCCAGCGTTTCCTGCCCTGCAGTACCTGGAGTCAGTCGACCAGGGGGGCGTGGCCTGGAGGGCGGGGCTTCGTACCGGAGACTTCCTGATAGAG GTGAACGGTACCGACGTGGTGAAGGTGGGCCACCGGCAGGTCGTCTCTCTCATCCGACAGGGAGGAAGTCGACTCCTGATGAAGGTGGTCTCCGTTTCCAGGAAATCTGAATCCAACCTGCTGAGGAAGAAAG CAacggctccgcctcctcccaAACGGGCCCCCAGCACCTCACTGACGCTCCGATCCAAGTCCATGACCGCTGACCTGGAGGAGATAG ccaggaGGAGACGCTTCG AGAAACTGGACGAGATGTTGGCTGGGGGTCAACAGGAAGTGGTTCTGAGGGGTCGTCCGTCCGACGACTtcagagcagcaacagtcaAACAACGACCCACGAGCCGACGAATCACGCAGGCCGAGATTAAT TCTCTGTTCGAGCGTCAGGGTCTGGTTCCCCCCTCGGCTCCAGAGAAGAGCACCATGGCTTTACCCAGAGGGATGTCCAGGACCAAGAGCTTCG GCACTCCCGAGGACGACAGGATCTCAGCTCTCATCAACGAGAGTCGGTTTCCGCGGAGCTCGTCGCTGACCGACAGcttcatccctcctcctcctcagacagcgccgcctcctcctccttcaggttcctccacctcctcgctcTTCCTCCTCGACTCtgggcctcctccctccttcctcccgcctcctcccccggcCAGAGGAGAGGGGCTGACCCGCTCCAGCTTCAAGCCCGGAGCAGAACCCCGGCTGCAGGAGCTGTCGGACTCTCCGTCGAGGAGCCACACGCACGCGGAGCGGCAGCGGAAGGCGAGGTCCATGATCATCCTGCAGgacacgccgccgccgctgcagccgcctgACGCGCACGCGGGCATCACGCACACGCTTCACACGGCCACACACACCGCAACACACACCCTTCACACGGCCACGCACACCTCCACGCTGTCTCTCCACAGCACCAGCCCCGCCCTCGGCCACTCGCCGCTGTCGCGTCGCCGGGGGCGACCAATAGAAAACCCCTACGCTAACGTAGGGCAGCAGGCTGCGCCCACTAAACCCCAGAGGAGGAAGTCGCCTTTGTTGAAGCAACTTCCTGTTGAGGAGCAGG GCCTTGGAATCAAGGACCACGACCCGTCCAAGCTGGACCCAGGCAGCCCCAGCAGAGCCGAGCTgtaccagcagcaggtcctTTCAGAGCGTGCTCGAGTTCAGGGCCGTcgctcctccctcttcctgtcCGTGGAGGGAGCCGGCTCCGAAAACCAGGCGCCGCCCCTCCTGACCCAGAGCCATTCCATGGACGACCTGGGGGAGCTTCCGCCTCCTGCCCCGGTCCTCTCGCCTTCACCCACACCTCACACCTTCCTCCACCCGCTGACAGGAAAACCTCTAG ACCCCTCCTCTCCACTCGCTTTGGCTCTTGCTGCACGTGAACGAGCACTCACCGCCCGTACACCAAGCCCCGAGCCTCGAATCAAACACTCCTCAGCCTCTACCACGCCCATCCCCACCCCGGCAGCCAGCCCAGAGGGTCGTCACAAGCGCACCCCTATCGCCACCCCGCAGAGCAGCCCCGAGCCACGATCGAAGCGCACCACCCCGCAGACCAGTCCGGAGCAGCGAACCAAACGCACCACTCCTCAGACCAGCCCTGAGATGAGGCACAAACGCATGACCCCGCCCCTCTACCCTGACGGACAGGTGGAACGTccagagacagaaggaggagtaaCATCACCTGCTGCCCCCTCCCCTGAGCGCTGGAGGCCCTCCCCTTTGCCACAACTAGCCAACGAGAGTCACTCTGCCTTGATTGACAGGCGTAGAAGCCTCACGGTGGGCAGCTCAGAAGAGGAGGGCGGAGCTTACACCGTGACCCTCCCACCAGCTTTACTGTCATCCAGTGACGAAGAGACACGAGAGGAGCTTCGCAGAATCGGGCTGGTGACTCCCCCGCCTGCGTTTGCCAGttctcctgctccgcctcccccgtcctccctcaGTCTCATGCCACGAcgagctggagagggagggggaggagagactGGTTCCGAAGCTCTGGGCAGACGGGGCGATGAGGAGGAAGGCGATGAGAGACTCCTTGATAGCGCCTCCTCTCCcagctctctccctccctccatcaccttggcctcccctcctgctccaaCCTCACCCTCTTCTCCACCAGCTACTCAcccgtctccctcctcagcctccacatCCCCATCGGGTCTAAAGCCTCGTCTTCGCTCTCCAATCGGACGAGGGCGCTCAGCACTTCGGGACCCGCTGCTGAAGCAGTCGTCCGACAGCGAGCTCCTCCCGTCGGCTgcatcctcctccccctcctctccgctcTGTTCCTCCCCCACCAGCGGTGGCCGACAGCCTCGCTACCTGTTCCAGAGGAGGTCCAAGCTGTGGGGCGGAGGGGATGACCGCGTGGACGACCGGCGGGGCCTTAgcccagaggaaggaggaggccgTCCTGCAGCACTGGGAGGTCAGAGTTCAGGCTCAGCTGTGGACCTCACCAGCCGCTCTGCATCCGCTCTGGAGCTGAGTGGCAGGGCCGGATCCGGACTGGACCTGGCCAATCGGCTACAACTGCTCAACAAAGACAGTCACTCTCTGGGGGAGGAGCCGAGTCCCCTGGATCCGGGCCGGAGGTCCCCGGTCGGCGGTGCCAG ATGTGCAGACAGTGGAGAGTGTAAATC GTTGTTCTCCAGTCTGGGTGAACTTCACACCATCTCCCAGCGAGGATTCGGCACCAGCTACACAGTTCGACCAGGAAGCCGCTACCCTGTCACCCGCCGCagtccctccccctccccctccccctctgacAGGTCTATGGGCCTGACCTCCTCATCTGCCCCCTGCTCCGAAAGGCCTGATCTGAGCTCAGGTCGAGGTCTGACCATCCTGAAGTCATCTAGTCTTAGTCTCCCATCAGAACCCAAGGAGGTTCGGTTCGTGATGCGAAGTGCCAGCGCACGAACCCGGtcccgctccccctccccctcccctcacgCCTCCCCCTGCCCCTCTCCTGTGCTCAGCGGGCCCCTGTTAGCTCTTCGACCCTGGAGGCAGCGGCCCCTCAACTTGTGGAATAAGTATGACGTGGGCGACTGGCTGGAGAGCGTGGGCCTGGGTGAACACCGCCAGCGCTTCCAGGAGCACGAGATCGAAGGCTCCCACCTTCCCGCCCTCACCAAGGACGACTACGTGGAGCTGGGCGTGACCAGACTGGGCCATCGGATCAACATTGAGAGGGCCCTCAGACAACTGCTGGACAGCTCCACTTGA